One genomic segment of Candidatus Fukatsuia endosymbiont of Tuberolachnus salignus includes these proteins:
- a CDS encoding helix-turn-helix domain-containing protein, translated as MKTQYDQELLNNGHKKYIVEPELWSIEIGDAPCTVTMQWENENTEMTFDPGWKGLMAVKRSSLEVVSGCLPYQPMDIEIMAKLQAFIDKSMNDKVEKTSPQHYFATIKMDDDLLLTSRRDIEYWLLRQTLNPTAGMEKFIALLRNTEWYWLVYFLLDKFNGSSKLQDLGQRYGLSASHFRRLSRRALGNTTKVTLRDWRMGKAVLALIDEEQNLTDIAFEHGYSSLSHFSNQVKETLGVSPRGLRHLITSPTQLN; from the coding sequence ATGAAGACGCAATATGACCAAGAACTGCTAAACAACGGGCATAAGAAATATATAGTAGAACCCGAGCTTTGGTCGATAGAAATCGGAGATGCTCCTTGTACGGTAACGATGCAATGGGAAAATGAAAATACTGAAATGACCTTTGATCCAGGCTGGAAAGGGCTTATGGCAGTAAAGCGTTCTTCATTAGAAGTGGTAAGCGGTTGTTTACCCTATCAACCGATGGATATTGAGATAATGGCGAAACTACAAGCATTTATTGATAAATCAATGAACGATAAAGTAGAAAAAACGTCACCGCAACATTATTTTGCGACAATAAAAATGGACGATGATCTACTTTTAACCTCTCGACGTGATATCGAGTATTGGTTACTGCGACAAACACTGAATCCAACAGCGGGTATGGAAAAGTTTATTGCTTTATTACGTAATACCGAGTGGTATTGGTTAGTCTATTTTCTACTGGATAAATTTAACGGTAGCAGTAAATTACAAGATCTGGGTCAACGTTATGGTTTATCCGCCTCGCATTTCCGGCGACTTTCCCGTCGTGCTCTAGGTAATACCACCAAAGTGACATTACGTGATTGGCGCATGGGAAAGGCGGTACTGGCCTTAATAGATGAAGAGCAGAATCTCACTGATATTGCTTTTGAACACGGTTATTCGTCTCTTTCCCATTTTTCTAACCAAGTGAAAGAAACATTAGGCGTTTCACCGCGTGGTTTACGCCACCTGATTACTAGCCCGACACAATTAAATTAA